Below is a window of Candidatus Fermentibacter sp. DNA.
TGACGAAGCTCCACACGGCCACCCACCTGCTGCACAGGGCTCTCCGCGAGGTGCTGGGCGACCACGTCGAGCAGAAGGGGAGCAACATCACCCACGAGAGGCTCAGGTTCGACTTCAGCCATCCCCGGGCCATGACGCCCGAAGAGCTGTCGGAGGTCGCGAGGCGTGTGAACGCCGCGATCGAAGCCGACCTGGAGGTCACGTTCACGGAGGAGACGGTCGAGAAGGCCGGGGAGATGGGGGCCATCGGCCTCTTCAAGTCCAGGTACGGCGAGAAGGTGAAGGTCTACAGGATAGGCGGCTATTCGATGGAGATCTGCGGGGGACCCCACGTGGAGCGCACGGGAGGGATGGGAAGGTTCGTCATCCAGTCGGAGAAGAGCTCCTCCCAGGGCATCAGGAGGATAAGGGCGGTGCTCGAGTGAGCCGCACCGGCCTTCTCCTCGCGGCGGCCCTGCTGCCTTCGGCGGCGTGCGGGCAGGGGCAGGCCCTTCCCGACTTCTCGGGCTCGTGGGAGACCACATATGGCACTCTCGTCCTGACGCAGGAGGGCTCCTCGGTCTCGGGCTACTACATCATGAGCGGCATGTGCACGGTGGAGGGCACGATCGACGGCAGCGGCCGCTTCGTCTTCACCTACACCGAACCTGCCGCCTCGGGAGAGGGCTGGTTCGACCTCTCCGCCGACGGAACCGCGATCTCCGGGGAGTGGCGCGCCGACGGATCGTCGGCATGGGCGCCCTGGGTGGGCACCAGGAGCGGCTCCGCCGGAGACGGGAACGCCCGCTGGCTGGTGATCCTCGAGGCAGAGTGGCAGTCGGGCATGGACGAGCCCGAGTACTCGTTCGGCGAGATGCTCGCTGCGTTCTTCGCGAGGGTGGAGGGCGTCAGGGTGAGGCACAGGTTCATACACGACAGGTCGGATCTCCAGCTCTTCGCGCTCGAGGCCGCATCCCTGCCGGGCAGTGTCTACCTGCTGCTCTCGTGCCATGCCTCGGAGAACGGCATCTCCCTTGCCGACGAGACTCTCGACGGCAGGGCGATAGCCGAGGCGCTCGCCCCGTGCCGGAACCTCGCGCTGCTCCACTTCTCGAGCTGCCTCGTCATGGGCGGCGGCCTGCCCGCGCGGGTGATGTCGTCCAGGAGCGACTGGGACGAGGACTTCATCATCTCCGGCTACACCAAGAGCGTCGACTGGGCGGGGAGCGCGATAATCGAATTCTTCTACCTGGACTGCATTCTCGAGAAGGGGCTGCCTCCCGCCGAGGCGGCCAGGGCGGTACTGGGCACGCTCGACTATGCCGGGGAGGCGCCGGGCGGCTGGATGGACGCGGCCGGATTCACCTGGATCGAACCCTAGGAGGGCGCCATGGCCGTCGATGACATCGATCTCGGTTTCCTGGGAGCCCTCTGCGAGGCCGACGGGGTTTCGGGCAGGGAGGATGCGGTCAACGCCATCCTCCACGCACGCCTCGCGGATTCGGCCGACTCGGTGAGGGTGGATGCCGTCAAGAACATCCACTTCGTCAGGAAGGGCGACGGGAGCGGCCCGAAGGTGATGCTCGCCGCCCACACCGACGAGATAGGTTTCCTCGTGTTCAACATCGACGACGACGGCTTCATCTCCCTCGCCCCCCTGGGCGGCTGGACCGCGGAGAACATGATCGGCCACGCCGTCAGGATCCACACGCGGAAGGGCGGCGTCCTCCCGGGGGTGGTGCAGAGGAGGGCGGCGTGGCTGCCCGAGCACCAGAACAGGGCCCTGAGGCTCGACGAGCTCTACATCGACACGGGCATGAAGAAGGACGATGTCGTCCGAGAGATTTCGCGGGGTGACTGGGTCTCCATGTCCACGCCGTTCACGCGGATCGGGAACTGCCTGCTCGGAAAGGCCTTCGACGACAGGGTGGGCGTGTTCGTGATGGCAGAGGCCTTCAGGCGCTTCCGCAACGAGCGCATCGAGGTACACGCAGTGGGCACCTCCCAGGAGGAGGTGGGGCTCCGCGGCTCCACGGTGGCCGCCCAGGACGTCCGCCCCGACATCGCCATCGCCATAGACGTCACCGGCGCGGGCGACATCCCCGAGGCCCCGCCCCGGCTGCGCATCGCCCGGCTGGGGGACGGAGTCGCCGTGAAGTACATGGACGGCTCGGTGATCAGCTCGCCCGAACTCGTCGAGTTCACCCGCGGGCTGGCGGAGGAGGCGGGGATAGACCATCAGATGGAGATCCTCCTCGCAGGGGGGACCGACACCTCCTCCATGCAGAAGTGGGGGGCCGGGCCCCATGCGATCTGCCTCTCGGTCCCGAACAGGTACGGGCACGGCCCTGGATCGGTCATCCATTCGCACGACGCAGAGACCGCGATCGAGCTCCTGACGCTCATGCTCGACAGGCTGGACGGATTCGAACCGCCCGGGTCTTGACGGCGCATGCGTCATCCCCGATATAACACGCGGTTTCAGATTCTTGGCTTGGGGTTCCGTCATCCCTCCTTGTCGAGTGTATGTGCTCCCCGATTCGAGGCCTGATCCAAGGAAGCCCTCAGGGCTTGGGCATCCCGGCGCCCTGACAGCCGGGGAAGAGATGGCTTCGGGTTCGGAGCCGACAGGGGGCGGGAGCCCCGAGAAGGAGATACTGTGAGCAACAAGCTGTTCGTCGGAGGCCTTGCATGGGCTACCACAGACCAGTCCCTCGAGAAGGCGTTCTCGGTCCACGGTGAGGTCACCGAGGCCCGCGTCGTCCAGGACCGCGACACCGGTAGGTCCCGCGGGTTCGGGTTCGTGACCTTCGCCTCCTCCGACAGCGCCCTTGCTGCGAAGAACGCCATGGACAACGCCGTCATCGACGGCCGCAACGTCCGCGTCGACTTCGCCACCGACAGGGAGCGCACCGGCGGCGGAATGGGCAGCAGGCGATAACCCCGCTGTTCTCTGAGAGGGCGGCCCTTCGGGGCCGCCCTTTTTCGTTGCCGGCCCCTTCTCGCATGTCCGTCCCGGATCCCCGCCGGCCCGGTCTTGACCAGCGGCGGCCACCGGACGAAACTAAGGTTGGGAATGCGGATGGAGTGCATGAGGAACGCGGATCTCTGGAAACCTTCCAAGTTCGTTTCATGCCGGGGCCGGCTGGGGGCATCGCGCAACCCGCGCGAGGTGAGCCCGGGCTCGAGGCTCTTCACCGGCATGATCGCAGCCTGCTACGAGAGGTGCCTGCCCACGTTCGCGCGGGGGAGGACGGTCGACCTGGGCTGCGGGAAGGCCCCGCTGGCCGGCCTGTGCAGACCCCTTGTCTCCGACTACATATGCGTCGACTGGGCCGGGACCATCCACGGAAGGGACTACCTCGACCTCGAGTGCGACCTGTCCAGGAAGCTCCCGTTCCGAGACGGATCCTTCGACACCGTCATCCTCTCGGACGTCATGGAGCACATCCCGGAGCCCGGCCTCCTCTGGTCGGAGCTCTACCGCATCCTGTCGCCCGGAGGGACCATCGTCATGAACACGCCCTTCCTCTACCGGCTCCATGAGGAGCCCCACGACTACTTCCGGTATACGGAGTACGCCCTGAAGCGCTTCGCTTCCATGTCCGGCTTCGAGATCCTGCGGTTCGAATCCATCGGCGGATCGCCCGAAGTGCTTGCGGACCTCCTGGCCAAGAACCTGGTGTGTGTCCGTGCGGTGGGCCCGTTGATCGCAGGGCTGCTCCAGTCGGCCGTCTCGCTCCTCGGGCGGATGCGGTTCGTGAGGCACATCTCCGAGAGTACGGAAAGGGCCTTCCCGCTCGGCTACTTCATGGTGGCGGGAAGGCCCTGATCCAGAGGTCGCGTCAGTCCAGCACGACCAGCCTCGAGGCGCCGGACAGCCCTTCTCCGTCCCATCCCACGGCGTAGACCCCTGCCGGGAGGCCGGAAAGGTCCAGCTCGAGAGGCGTCGCACCATCGAGGGCGCACTCCGAGACGATCCTGCCGTCCAGCCCGTAGATCCTGCACGCGAAGACCCCCGCCGGGGCCCCGCACATCGTCAGGGCTGCGCTTCCGGAGGCCGGGTTCGGGGAGACCGACAGGGATGCGCATGCGCTTCCGCCGCCGCCGTTGATGCCCGAAGGTCCGACTGGCTGGGCCAGGGACGCGAGCGCGGCCACCGACGCCCTCACGCAGTCCGTACCGAACGGCCAGTATCCGGTGTAGTTGGCCAGAAGATCCGTGGTCGTGTGGTACCAGGGGTTGTAGTCGACGTCGTACTCGATGCCCAGCACGGCGGGGTAGCCGCAGTTCCAGAACGAGGAATGGTCGCTGTAGGTGGCCGAGGGATCGTACTCGGTCACCACGTCCAGCGAAGGCACGTAGGTGTCCATCGCCTGCGCCACCGCCTCGGCCAGGGCCTGCGACTGGGAGTCGTAGGGGATCCAGAGCGAGTCGTACCCGGCGGGGGCGAACAGGATCATGTCCAGGTTGATGACTCCGAGGATCTCGTCACCTGCCTCGAAGGCCGACTGGGCGTAG
It encodes the following:
- a CDS encoding M20/M25/M40 family metallo-hydrolase produces the protein MAVDDIDLGFLGALCEADGVSGREDAVNAILHARLADSADSVRVDAVKNIHFVRKGDGSGPKVMLAAHTDEIGFLVFNIDDDGFISLAPLGGWTAENMIGHAVRIHTRKGGVLPGVVQRRAAWLPEHQNRALRLDELYIDTGMKKDDVVREISRGDWVSMSTPFTRIGNCLLGKAFDDRVGVFVMAEAFRRFRNERIEVHAVGTSQEEVGLRGSTVAAQDVRPDIAIAIDVTGAGDIPEAPPRLRIARLGDGVAVKYMDGSVISSPELVEFTRGLAEEAGIDHQMEILLAGGTDTSSMQKWGAGPHAICLSVPNRYGHGPGSVIHSHDAETAIELLTLMLDRLDGFEPPGS
- a CDS encoding class I SAM-dependent methyltransferase, translating into MRNADLWKPSKFVSCRGRLGASRNPREVSPGSRLFTGMIAACYERCLPTFARGRTVDLGCGKAPLAGLCRPLVSDYICVDWAGTIHGRDYLDLECDLSRKLPFRDGSFDTVILSDVMEHIPEPGLLWSELYRILSPGGTIVMNTPFLYRLHEEPHDYFRYTEYALKRFASMSGFEILRFESIGGSPEVLADLLAKNLVCVRAVGPLIAGLLQSAVSLLGRMRFVRHISESTERAFPLGYFMVAGRP